One window of the Halorussus sp. MSC15.2 genome contains the following:
- a CDS encoding S8 family serine peptidase — MTDNDNRMSRRNVLKVAGASVATAAGSGLAAAKSDDTVEVNVGFASGRGRQKALATADDVVRKFNSIDVVTIRATKHAVQALDKNPNIRYVEENGTMHALAQTLPWGQDRVDSDVLHANGELGNGADIAIIDTGIDDDHPDLTDHLGKGKAFVSCNTRGGCRYGAKPADNTCNYSWTDDNNHGTHCAGIAAGDDNSQGIVGAAPDATLHAVKVLDKCGSGSFSDIAAGVEYVADQGWDVGSMSLGASSGSSALKDAVQYATDKGVFLVAAAGNSGPCSDCVGYPAAYSEVMAVSSTASDDSLSDFSSTGPEVEIAAPGTDIYSTIASNAGYDTYSGTSMACPHVAGVAGQLTSNGTTGSDIRTQLKNTAENIGLASNESGAGLLDAAAALGYDSSDDT; from the coding sequence ATGACAGACAATGACAACCGGATGTCGAGGCGAAACGTTCTCAAAGTCGCCGGTGCCTCCGTCGCCACGGCGGCGGGGTCCGGACTCGCGGCGGCGAAATCCGACGATACCGTCGAGGTCAACGTCGGGTTCGCGTCCGGACGGGGCCGCCAGAAGGCGCTCGCGACCGCAGACGACGTGGTCCGAAAGTTCAACTCCATCGACGTCGTGACCATCCGCGCCACCAAACATGCCGTGCAGGCGTTGGACAAGAACCCCAACATCCGCTACGTCGAGGAGAACGGGACGATGCACGCGCTGGCCCAGACCCTGCCGTGGGGGCAGGACCGGGTCGATTCCGACGTACTACACGCCAACGGCGAACTCGGAAACGGGGCCGACATCGCTATCATCGACACGGGCATCGACGACGACCACCCAGACCTGACCGACCATCTCGGTAAGGGGAAGGCGTTCGTCTCCTGCAACACGAGAGGCGGCTGTCGGTACGGTGCGAAACCGGCCGACAACACGTGTAACTACTCGTGGACCGACGACAACAACCACGGCACCCACTGCGCCGGTATCGCGGCGGGCGACGACAACAGTCAGGGTATCGTCGGTGCGGCACCCGACGCGACGCTCCACGCCGTCAAGGTGCTCGACAAGTGCGGCAGCGGTTCGTTCTCCGACATCGCGGCCGGTGTCGAGTACGTGGCCGACCAAGGCTGGGACGTCGGGTCGATGTCGCTCGGTGCCAGTTCCGGTTCCTCCGCGCTGAAGGACGCCGTGCAGTACGCGACCGACAAGGGCGTCTTCCTCGTCGCCGCCGCGGGCAACTCCGGGCCCTGCTCGGACTGCGTGGGTTACCCCGCCGCCTACTCCGAGGTGATGGCCGTGAGTTCGACCGCCAGCGACGACAGCCTCTCGGACTTCTCCAGTACGGGTCCCGAGGTCGAAATCGCGGCCCCCGGTACCGACATCTACTCGACCATCGCGTCGAACGCGGGGTACGACACCTACTCGGGCACCTCGATGGCCTGTCCGCACGTCGCGGGTGTCGCGGGTCAACTCACGTCGAACGGGACGACCGGCAGCGACATCCGGACCCAACTCAAGAACACCGCCGAGAACATCGGTCTGGCCAGCAACGAGTCCGGTGCGGGCCTGCTCGACGCCGCGGCCGCGCTCGGGTACGACTCCAGCGACGACACGTAA
- a CDS encoding BsuPI-related putative proteinase inhibitor — protein MTLQSSVSATVESDRVAFEYVVENVGDDPAELTFRSTLTADFAVLDGDEEVWRASEGQMFAQMLQNETIDSGDSETFSGEWDDPSPGDYTVVAELNTTDGDAEARTDFSV, from the coding sequence ATGACTCTTCAGAGTTCCGTCAGCGCGACGGTCGAGTCCGACCGCGTCGCCTTCGAGTACGTCGTCGAGAACGTCGGCGACGACCCCGCCGAACTGACGTTCCGGAGCACCCTGACAGCCGATTTCGCGGTTCTCGACGGCGACGAGGAGGTCTGGCGGGCGAGCGAGGGACAGATGTTCGCCCAGATGCTCCAGAACGAGACCATCGACTCCGGTGACAGCGAGACCTTCTCCGGCGAGTGGGACGACCCCTCTCCCGGCGATTACACGGTCGTCGCCGAACTGAATACGACCGACGGCGACGCGGAAGCGCGGACCGACTTCTCGGTGTGA
- the purM gene encoding phosphoribosylformylglycinamidine cyclo-ligase, with the protein MSDDEELTYADAGVDIEASEAATSALVGAVGDIDESEYAGLLDIGDRYLALATDGVGTKLLVAEALGDYSTVGIDCIAMNANDLVASGVKPVAFVDYLAVDEPSETFSQQVGDGLAAGAEEAGVALVGGETAVMPEVIKGLDLAGACVGLAPKDAVFPGEAEVGDALVGFPASGIHSNGLTLAREAATRNYDYDDPFPLDAEDGGEARSVGEVLLEPTRIYTYLLDHLRDWDVHAAAHVTGGGWTNLSRMGEFRYEITDPFDAHPVFEFVQAEGNVSDEEMHRTFNMGTGFVVALPADDAESLAAETDGRIVGEVEEGDSVAIRGLELKG; encoded by the coding sequence ATGAGCGACGACGAGGAACTCACCTACGCGGACGCAGGGGTGGACATCGAGGCGAGCGAGGCCGCAACGTCGGCGCTGGTCGGCGCTGTCGGCGACATCGACGAGAGCGAGTACGCGGGCCTGCTCGACATCGGCGACCGCTACCTCGCGCTGGCGACCGACGGCGTGGGCACGAAACTGCTCGTGGCCGAGGCGCTGGGCGACTACTCGACGGTCGGTATCGACTGCATCGCCATGAACGCCAACGACCTCGTGGCGTCCGGGGTAAAACCGGTCGCGTTCGTGGACTACCTCGCGGTGGACGAACCGAGCGAAACGTTCTCCCAGCAGGTCGGCGACGGTCTCGCGGCGGGCGCGGAGGAGGCGGGCGTGGCGCTGGTCGGCGGCGAGACGGCCGTGATGCCCGAAGTCATCAAGGGACTCGACCTCGCGGGCGCGTGCGTCGGACTCGCGCCGAAGGACGCGGTGTTCCCCGGCGAGGCTGAGGTCGGCGACGCGCTGGTGGGGTTCCCCGCCAGCGGCATCCACTCGAACGGACTCACGCTCGCCCGCGAGGCCGCCACGCGCAACTACGACTACGACGACCCGTTCCCGCTCGACGCGGAGGACGGCGGGGAAGCCCGGTCGGTCGGCGAGGTCCTGCTCGAACCCACCCGCATCTACACCTACCTGCTCGACCACCTCAGAGACTGGGACGTCCACGCCGCCGCCCACGTCACGGGCGGCGGGTGGACAAACCTCTCGCGGATGGGCGAGTTCCGGTACGAGATTACCGACCCGTTCGACGCCCACCCGGTCTTCGAGTTCGTGCAGGCGGAGGGCAACGTGAGCGACGAGGAGATGCACCGGACGTTCAACATGGGCACCGGGTTCGTCGTGGCGCTCCCCGCCGACGACGCCGAGTCGCTGGCGGCCGAGACCGACGGCCGAATCGTCGGCGAGGTCGAAGAGGGCGATTCGGTCGCGATTCGCGGACTGGAACTCAAGGGATAG
- a CDS encoding S8 family serine peptidase, whose amino-acid sequence MSPKQPLTRRTVLKTTGGSLFAIGSGGLAAADPGDGVRVNVGFESESGRRAAREAADEVVRDYAFDAATLRLPKRTATALSQRSDVRYVERDGTAHALSASWGHDRIDADVANANGFTGDGADVAIVDTGLPCDHPCLPNVGTGKAFTDCASNCCAPWADDNGHGMNVAGIIGASQSCDCTTGVAPDATLHGVKVLNDRGSGSYSDIAAGIEYVADRGWDVANISLGGSSGSSVLKDACEYAQSHGVLLVGAAGGSGPCDDCVGYPAAYSEVVAVGATDRNDALASFSSRGPEIEVVAPGTDLRTLGSDGSCPIFSGTSFATAHVSGVAALLTAEGRSNTDARTRLRDTAEDLGLSSDEQGYGLVDAAAAVGLDSSDD is encoded by the coding sequence ATGTCTCCCAAGCAACCACTCACGCGACGCACCGTGCTGAAGACGACCGGCGGGTCGCTCTTCGCAATCGGGTCGGGCGGTCTCGCCGCCGCCGACCCCGGAGACGGAGTGCGAGTCAACGTCGGCTTCGAGTCCGAGAGCGGACGGCGGGCCGCCCGGGAAGCCGCGGACGAGGTGGTCCGCGACTACGCCTTCGACGCCGCGACGCTTCGCTTGCCGAAGCGCACCGCCACCGCCCTGTCCCAACGCTCGGACGTTCGGTACGTCGAACGCGACGGAACCGCGCACGCACTCTCGGCCTCGTGGGGCCACGACCGCATCGACGCCGACGTGGCGAACGCGAACGGCTTCACGGGCGACGGTGCCGACGTGGCTATCGTCGATACCGGACTGCCGTGTGACCACCCCTGCCTCCCGAACGTCGGTACCGGGAAGGCGTTCACCGACTGCGCCTCGAACTGCTGTGCGCCGTGGGCCGACGACAACGGACACGGGATGAACGTGGCGGGCATCATCGGAGCGAGCCAGAGTTGCGACTGTACGACCGGCGTCGCGCCCGACGCGACGCTCCACGGCGTGAAAGTGCTGAACGACCGGGGGAGTGGCTCGTACTCCGACATCGCGGCCGGTATCGAGTACGTCGCCGACCGAGGGTGGGACGTCGCCAACATCAGCCTCGGCGGGAGTTCCGGGTCGTCGGTCCTGAAAGACGCCTGCGAGTACGCCCAGAGTCACGGCGTCCTGCTCGTCGGTGCGGCGGGCGGGAGCGGTCCCTGCGACGACTGCGTGGGCTATCCCGCCGCTTACTCGGAGGTCGTCGCCGTGGGCGCGACCGACCGCAACGACGCGCTCGCGTCGTTCTCCAGTCGAGGGCCGGAGATAGAGGTCGTCGCGCCCGGCACGGACCTCCGCACGCTCGGGTCCGACGGGTCCTGCCCCATCTTCTCGGGTACGTCGTTCGCCACCGCCCACGTCTCGGGCGTCGCCGCCCTCCTGACGGCCGAGGGGCGTTCTAACACCGACGCTCGAACCCGGTTGCGCGACACCGCCGAGGACCTCGGCCTGTCGAGCGACGAGCAGGGCTACGGACTGGTGGACGCGGCCGCGGCAGTCGGTTTGGATTCGAGTGACGACTGA
- a CDS encoding S8 family peptidase has product MLDANNGVSRRKVLQTAGGSLAALGATGFAAAKPDDTVEINVGFKSDKGRQKALAAANDVVREFNSLDVVTIRVPKRAATALDASPNVRYVEENGTMHALAQSLPWGVNRVDADRTAADGSGADVAIIDTGIDGNHPDLEANLGAGAAFTSCSSWSAECTYNWGDDNGHGTHCAGIAGGVDNNQGVVGVAPGVTLHAVKVLGSNGGGRYSDIAAGIEYVADQGWDVGSLSLGGSASSTIRDAVRYADSRGVTLVAAAGNSGPCTDCVGYPAAYPETIAVSSTNSNDGLSNFSSTGPEVDIAAPGSDIYSTYVGGGYDTLSGTSMACPHVAGAAGILRAQGYSNAAAKDRLLSTAEDIGLSSNEQGNGLLDVERAAN; this is encoded by the coding sequence ATGCTCGATGCAAATAATGGCGTGTCTCGACGAAAAGTTCTACAAACTGCCGGTGGCTCGCTGGCCGCTCTCGGTGCGACCGGGTTCGCCGCAGCCAAACCCGACGACACGGTCGAAATCAACGTCGGATTCAAGTCCGACAAGGGTCGCCAGAAGGCGCTGGCGGCCGCGAACGACGTAGTTCGGGAGTTCAACTCCCTCGACGTCGTCACGATTCGAGTTCCGAAGCGCGCCGCGACCGCACTCGACGCGAGTCCGAACGTGCGCTACGTCGAAGAGAACGGGACGATGCACGCGCTCGCCCAGTCGCTCCCGTGGGGCGTCAACCGAGTGGACGCCGACCGCACGGCCGCGGACGGAAGCGGTGCGGACGTCGCTATCATCGACACGGGTATCGACGGAAACCACCCCGACCTCGAAGCGAACCTCGGGGCGGGCGCGGCGTTCACCTCCTGTAGCTCGTGGTCCGCCGAGTGTACCTACAATTGGGGCGACGACAACGGTCACGGCACCCACTGCGCCGGTATCGCCGGTGGGGTCGATAACAATCAGGGCGTCGTCGGCGTCGCTCCCGGCGTCACCCTCCACGCCGTGAAGGTCCTCGGCTCCAACGGCGGCGGCCGGTACTCCGACATCGCGGCCGGTATCGAGTACGTGGCCGACCAAGGTTGGGACGTCGGGTCGCTCTCGCTCGGCGGGAGCGCGTCCAGCACGATTCGCGACGCCGTGCGGTACGCCGACAGCCGAGGCGTCACGCTCGTCGCCGCGGCCGGCAACTCCGGTCCGTGTACCGACTGTGTCGGCTACCCGGCCGCCTACCCCGAGACCATCGCGGTCAGTTCGACCAATTCCAACGACGGCCTGTCGAATTTCTCCTCGACGGGTCCCGAGGTGGACATCGCCGCGCCCGGTAGCGACATCTACTCCACCTACGTCGGTGGCGGCTACGACACGCTCTCGGGTACCTCGATGGCCTGTCCGCACGTCGCGGGTGCCGCGGGCATCCTGCGCGCGCAGGGCTACTCCAACGCCGCGGCGAAAGACCGCCTCCTGAGTACCGCCGAGGACATCGGTCTGTCCAGCAACGAGCAGGGCAACGGACTGCTCGACGTGGAGCGAGCGGCGAACTGA
- a CDS encoding TraB/GumN family protein yields the protein MSDSAELDAGDDGGGSVHVVGTAHVSADSVEEVRETINERRPDVVAVELDEGRYRQMKGEVAQDLEPSDLLEGNTVFQFIAYWMLSYVQAQMGDRFDIEPGADMEAAIDAAEAIGSEVALVDRDIQMTIQRFWARMSVFEKLRMVWELCLAMVGVGGAGEEEEDFDVGELTDGDVVTAMMEEFRQFSPGGAEALIDERDAFIAHRLVALRRAGHDVVAVVGAGHRAGIEEYLDHPERLPPMEDLVGTESGSRFSPFKIFGYLMAAGFLTFFFLLFMAGVRNALLLKVFGAWFLFNGIFAFGLAKLAGARWTSAGVGGAVAWLTSVNPLLAPGWFAGYVELRYTSVNVGDIAELNEILSDQETPIRDLLGQMIDVPLFRLIAIVAMTNVGSMIASFTFPFVVLPLLGAQVGVDQIPDLMIQGAQNSADLIVRTLT from the coding sequence ATGAGCGATTCAGCCGAGTTAGACGCCGGCGACGACGGAGGCGGCAGCGTCCACGTCGTCGGAACCGCCCACGTCTCCGCAGACAGCGTCGAGGAGGTGCGCGAGACCATCAACGAGCGACGTCCCGACGTGGTCGCCGTCGAACTCGACGAGGGGCGCTATCGCCAGATGAAAGGCGAAGTGGCCCAAGACCTCGAACCCTCCGACCTGCTGGAAGGAAACACCGTCTTCCAGTTCATCGCTTACTGGATGCTGTCGTACGTGCAGGCCCAGATGGGCGACCGATTCGACATCGAACCCGGCGCGGACATGGAGGCGGCCATCGACGCCGCCGAGGCTATCGGTAGCGAGGTGGCGCTGGTTGACCGCGACATCCAGATGACCATCCAGCGCTTCTGGGCGCGGATGTCGGTCTTCGAGAAACTGCGGATGGTCTGGGAACTCTGTCTGGCGATGGTCGGCGTCGGCGGGGCCGGAGAGGAAGAGGAGGACTTCGACGTCGGGGAACTGACCGACGGCGACGTGGTGACCGCGATGATGGAGGAGTTCCGCCAGTTCTCTCCCGGCGGGGCGGAAGCCCTCATCGACGAACGCGACGCCTTCATCGCCCACCGACTCGTGGCGCTCCGACGGGCGGGCCACGACGTGGTCGCGGTCGTTGGCGCGGGCCACCGCGCGGGCATCGAGGAGTACCTCGACCACCCCGAGCGCCTGCCGCCGATGGAGGACCTCGTCGGCACCGAGTCCGGGAGTCGGTTCTCTCCGTTCAAGATTTTCGGCTATCTGATGGCTGCCGGCTTCCTCACGTTCTTCTTCCTGCTGTTCATGGCCGGCGTGCGGAACGCGCTCCTCCTGAAGGTGTTCGGGGCGTGGTTCCTGTTCAACGGTATCTTCGCGTTCGGACTGGCGAAGTTGGCCGGCGCGCGTTGGACCTCGGCGGGCGTCGGCGGAGCGGTTGCGTGGCTCACCAGCGTCAACCCCCTGCTCGCGCCGGGGTGGTTCGCCGGATACGTCGAACTCCGGTACACCTCGGTCAACGTGGGCGACATCGCCGAACTCAACGAGATTCTGAGCGACCAAGAGACCCCGATTCGAGACCTCCTCGGGCAGATGATAGACGTCCCGCTGTTCCGACTCATCGCCATCGTGGCGATGACCAACGTCGGCAGCATGATAGCGAGTTTCACGTTCCCGTTCGTCGTCCTGCCGCTGTTGGGGGCGCAGGTCGGCGTCGACCAGATACCCGACTTGATGATACAGGGCGCGCAGAACAGCGCTGACCTCATCGTTCGGACGCTCACATGA
- a CDS encoding PRC-barrel domain containing protein, with translation MSEPITEADQGKQIVGTDGESIGTVMKVDAGVVHVNLDSDLPESVKRRFDWGDEEDYTLQETEVESVTDDEVVVRSRASEE, from the coding sequence GTGAGCGAACCGATTACCGAGGCCGACCAGGGGAAACAGATAGTCGGAACGGACGGCGAGTCTATCGGTACCGTGATGAAGGTCGATGCGGGCGTCGTCCACGTGAACTTGGATTCGGACTTGCCCGAATCCGTCAAACGACGGTTCGACTGGGGCGACGAGGAGGATTATACGCTACAGGAAACCGAGGTCGAGTCGGTGACCGACGACGAGGTGGTCGTCCGAAGTCGGGCCAGCGAGGAGTGA
- a CDS encoding S8 family peptidase, which produces MQGKDNNVRRRNVLKMAGASVATAAGSGLAAAKPDDTVEVNVGFESDSGRTAALDAASEVVRTFAFDALTIRAPKRAVTGLERRADVRYVEENGTYHALAQTLPWGIDRVDAEVAHANGETGSGADIAIIDTGIDDDHPDLQANVGKGKAYVDCRGRNCNYPWSDDNDHGTHCAGIADAIDNTEGVVGVSTEATLHAVKVLDNSGSGSWSDVAAGIEYVADQGWDVGSMSLGGSSGSSTVKDACQYAYNNGVLLVAAAGNDGPCSDCVGYPAAYDECIAVSATSSDDSLASFSSTGTEVELAAPGENIYSSIIGGYDTFDGTSMACPHVSGTGGQLMANGYTNTEARNQLQSTAEDIGLSSNEQGHGLLDTAAALGLDSSDST; this is translated from the coding sequence ATGCAAGGCAAAGACAACAATGTTCGGAGGCGTAACGTACTCAAGATGGCCGGTGCGTCCGTGGCGACCGCCGCGGGAAGCGGCCTCGCGGCCGCGAAGCCCGACGATACGGTCGAAGTCAACGTCGGGTTCGAGTCCGACAGCGGTCGGACGGCCGCGCTCGACGCCGCGAGCGAGGTCGTCCGGACGTTCGCGTTCGACGCCTTGACCATCCGCGCTCCGAAGCGGGCGGTCACCGGTCTCGAACGGCGCGCGGACGTTCGGTACGTCGAAGAAAACGGCACCTACCACGCGCTGGCTCAGACCCTGCCGTGGGGCATCGACCGCGTGGACGCCGAGGTCGCTCACGCTAACGGCGAGACGGGAAGTGGTGCCGATATCGCCATCATCGACACGGGCATCGACGACGACCACCCAGACCTCCAGGCAAACGTCGGCAAGGGCAAGGCGTACGTCGATTGCCGCGGCAGGAACTGTAACTACCCGTGGTCGGACGACAACGACCACGGCACCCACTGTGCGGGCATCGCCGACGCCATCGACAACACCGAGGGCGTCGTCGGTGTCAGCACGGAGGCCACGCTCCACGCCGTCAAGGTGCTGGACAACTCGGGGAGCGGTTCGTGGTCCGACGTGGCGGCGGGCATTGAGTACGTCGCCGACCAGGGCTGGGACGTGGGGTCGATGAGCCTCGGCGGTAGCTCGGGGTCCTCGACCGTCAAGGATGCCTGCCAGTACGCCTACAACAACGGCGTGCTCCTAGTGGCGGCAGCCGGCAACGACGGCCCCTGTTCGGACTGCGTGGGCTACCCGGCGGCCTACGACGAGTGCATCGCGGTCAGCGCGACCTCGAGCGACGACTCGCTGGCGAGTTTCTCCAGCACGGGGACGGAGGTCGAACTCGCCGCGCCCGGAGAGAACATCTACTCGTCGATTATCGGCGGTTACGACACGTTCGACGGCACGTCGATGGCGTGTCCGCACGTCTCGGGCACCGGCGGCCAGCTGATGGCCAACGGCTACACCAACACCGAGGCCCGCAACCAGCTCCAGTCGACGGCCGAGGACATCGGTCTCTCCTCGAACGAACAGGGCCACGGTTTGCTCGACACCGCCGCGGCGCTCGGCCTCGACTCCAGCGACAGCACGTAG
- a CDS encoding DUF2797 domain-containing protein — MQIVGYETERDGESPGLLVADDREVRRESLESGESLGYSLGERRCAGTLDGTTHFDCENDDAPHCDRHTSTWVCARCTGTCLKDEMDCYDDHAVYLAAFAPATFKVGVTKEWRLRTRLREQGADRAAHLRTVENGRVAREIESRIAEEFTDRVRVPAKISGLHREVDAEAWDSTLAEFDSIERYDFDYGFELDAAPVAETLATGEIVGVQGRVLVLERGGTTYAVDMRDLVGYEIHDEESERELQSSLAAF; from the coding sequence GTGCAAATCGTCGGGTACGAGACGGAGCGCGACGGCGAATCGCCGGGGTTGCTCGTGGCGGACGACCGGGAGGTCCGCCGGGAGTCGCTGGAGTCCGGTGAGAGCCTCGGCTACTCGCTGGGCGAGCGCCGATGCGCCGGGACGCTCGACGGGACGACCCACTTCGATTGCGAGAACGACGACGCGCCTCACTGCGACCGACACACCAGCACGTGGGTCTGCGCCCGGTGTACCGGCACCTGCCTGAAGGACGAGATGGACTGCTACGACGACCACGCCGTCTACCTCGCGGCGTTCGCGCCCGCGACGTTCAAGGTCGGCGTGACCAAGGAGTGGCGACTCCGCACCCGCCTCCGCGAACAGGGTGCGGACCGCGCCGCCCACCTCCGGACGGTCGAGAACGGCCGCGTCGCCCGCGAAATCGAGTCTCGGATAGCCGAGGAGTTCACCGACCGCGTGCGCGTCCCCGCGAAGATTTCGGGGCTACACCGCGAGGTGGACGCCGAGGCGTGGGACTCGACCCTCGCGGAGTTCGACAGTATCGAGAGGTACGACTTCGACTACGGGTTCGAGTTGGACGCCGCGCCGGTGGCCGAGACGCTGGCGACGGGCGAGATAGTCGGCGTTCAGGGCCGAGTGTTGGTGCTGGAGCGCGGCGGGACCACCTACGCCGTGGACATGCGCGACTTGGTCGGCTACGAGATTCACGACGAGGAGAGCGAGCGGGAGTTGCAGTCGAGTCTGGCGGCGTTCTGA
- a CDS encoding MFS transporter → MSNRLGVDSQVVTLALARMTESVGNSFLIVVLPLFIGNGAISGATFGLNEVAVTGIVLSLFGFVNSPLQPFTGRLSDRTGRRKVFVLAGLVLIGTASFSYSLASTYWHLVGLRVLQGIAGALIIPTTVALVNDLASSSNRGGNMGTYNTFRLVGFGVGPVAAGVVVSAGPYAIDLGALRVAFSGFDAAFYFATLTATISFFLILFLIRDPKVPATDENDRGLGGIEVIDRDGRGVLDPVFTLGVVSFFMAVGIALFATLGDIINARLDQGPTLFGLQFAAFVLAQVLLQVPIGRATDFYGRKGFIVVGTILLVPTTLVQGLVYDPWLMFSARFVQGAAGAMVFAPALALAGDLAPEGLSGTTLSVLTMAFGFGVAFGPLVSGFLVSFGFVVPFAFGAALAAVGVVLVWTQVEEPTTPQRSFSSLFSFSSGD, encoded by the coding sequence ATGTCGAACCGGCTGGGGGTCGATTCGCAAGTCGTGACGCTGGCACTGGCCCGTATGACCGAGTCCGTCGGCAACTCGTTTCTCATCGTCGTCCTCCCGCTGTTCATCGGGAACGGGGCCATCTCCGGGGCCACCTTCGGACTGAACGAGGTCGCCGTCACCGGCATCGTGCTCTCGCTGTTCGGATTCGTCAACAGTCCCTTACAGCCGTTCACCGGGCGGCTCTCGGACCGCACGGGGCGACGAAAGGTGTTCGTACTCGCGGGTCTCGTCCTCATCGGTACCGCGAGCTTCTCGTACTCGCTGGCGTCCACTTACTGGCATCTCGTCGGACTCCGGGTGTTGCAGGGAATCGCCGGCGCGCTCATCATCCCGACGACTGTCGCGCTCGTCAACGACCTCGCGTCCTCGTCGAACCGCGGCGGGAACATGGGGACCTACAACACGTTCCGACTGGTCGGCTTCGGCGTCGGTCCCGTCGCGGCGGGCGTCGTGGTTTCGGCCGGGCCGTACGCTATCGACCTCGGCGCGCTCCGAGTCGCGTTCAGCGGGTTCGACGCCGCGTTCTACTTCGCCACGCTGACGGCGACCATCAGTTTCTTCCTCATCCTGTTCCTGATTCGCGACCCCAAGGTTCCGGCGACCGACGAGAACGACCGAGGACTCGGGGGAATCGAAGTCATCGACCGAGACGGTCGGGGAGTGCTCGACCCCGTGTTCACGCTCGGCGTCGTCTCCTTCTTCATGGCGGTCGGCATCGCGCTGTTCGCCACGCTGGGCGACATCATCAACGCCCGACTCGACCAAGGGCCGACGCTGTTCGGTCTCCAGTTCGCGGCGTTCGTCCTCGCTCAGGTACTGCTGCAGGTACCCATCGGACGCGCGACCGACTTCTACGGGCGGAAGGGCTTCATCGTGGTCGGGACGATACTGCTCGTCCCCACGACGTTGGTTCAGGGACTCGTCTACGACCCGTGGTTGATGTTCTCGGCTCGGTTCGTCCAAGGCGCGGCCGGAGCGATGGTGTTCGCCCCGGCGCTCGCGCTCGCCGGTGACCTCGCGCCCGAGGGACTGTCGGGGACGACGCTCTCGGTGCTGACGATGGCGTTCGGGTTCGGCGTGGCGTTCGGTCCCCTCGTGTCGGGATTTCTCGTCTCGTTCGGGTTCGTCGTCCCGTTCGCGTTCGGCGCGGCGCTCGCCGCCGTCGGCGTCGTGCTGGTCTGGACGCAGGTCGAGGAGCCGACCACGCCCCAACGGTCGTTCTCCTCGCTCTTCTCGTTCTCCTCGGGCGACTAA
- a CDS encoding acyl-CoA thioesterase, with amino-acid sequence MTDLMDTYIENRHLIQPNHTNNLGMAHGGNVMKWMDVDGALSAMRFAGQTCVTARMDQMNFVQPIPVGETALIQAYAYGAGETSVRVRLKAFRENPQTGETELTTESFFVYVAIDDDHEPSPVPELTVNSEKGERLHEQALEGEAEIPNGA; translated from the coding sequence ATGACCGATTTGATGGACACGTACATCGAGAATCGCCACCTGATTCAGCCCAACCACACCAACAATCTCGGCATGGCCCACGGCGGAAACGTCATGAAGTGGATGGACGTTGACGGGGCGCTCTCGGCGATGCGGTTCGCGGGCCAGACCTGCGTCACGGCCCGCATGGACCAGATGAACTTCGTTCAGCCGATTCCGGTCGGCGAGACGGCGCTGATACAGGCGTACGCGTACGGGGCGGGCGAGACGAGCGTACGCGTTCGTCTCAAGGCCTTCCGCGAGAACCCCCAGACGGGCGAGACGGAACTGACGACCGAATCGTTCTTCGTCTACGTCGCCATCGACGACGACCACGAACCGTCGCCGGTCCCGGAACTGACGGTGAACAGCGAGAAGGGCGAGCGACTCCACGAGCAGGCACTGGAGGGCGAAGCCGAGATTCCGAACGGGGCGTAG